Part of the Mycobacteriales bacterium genome is shown below.
TGCTCGACGTGGTCGGGCTCGACGTGGCGCTGGCGATCCAGCAGACGCTGTACCTGGAGTTCCGCGAGCCCGGCTTCGCGCCGGCGCCGTTGCTGGAGCACCTGGTGACGGCCGGGTACCTCGGCCGCAAGACCGGCCGCGGCTTCCGGGACTACTCGACACGCTAGCTCCCCTCCTGTACACTGTGTACATGTCCTACCCGTTGACCGTCAGCGAGGCGCGCGCGTCGTGGCCCGCGGTGCTCGACCGCGCGCTCGCGGGCGAGGTGCCGCTGGTGGCCGCGCCGGGCGGCGTGCGGGCGGTGCTGCTGCGGGCCGAGCTCGCGGTGCTGCTGGGCGCGCCGGAGGCCGCCGGGCCGGTGCCCCGGGCCGCGGCGATGCTGCGGCTGCTCGTCGACGGCGCGCCGCAGCGGGTGGCCGTGCGCGCGCCCGGCGCGACCGGCTTCTTCGACCTCGTGGCGCCGGGCGTGTGGATGCAGGTACGGGAGAGCCGCGAACGGTTCGCGACGCTGCTCGCCGGGGCGGCGGAGGCGGCGCAGGGCGTGCGGCGCGGGGAGGAGGAGTACGCGGTGGTCGACGCGGACCAGCTGGCGGCGGACCTGGCGCGCGTGTGGCCGTTCGCGCCGGAGGTGCTCTACGAGGCGGGCGGCGTGGCGGTGTGGCTGCCGGAGCTCGCGGTCTACGGCCGGGGTGCCGACCTCGACGCCGCGACCGCCGACCTGCTGGCCGAGCTGCGGGTCTACGCGGACGAGTGGCAGGCCGAGCTGCGGTTCGCGCCGAACCACCGCGACCGGATCGGCTGGGTGCGCCGCATCCAGCTCGCCCGCGACGACGCCGCGCTGTCGGGGCTGCTGGACGACGAACCGCGGGTGGCGTGAGACCGGCGACACACGCGGACCTGCACACGTTCTGCCGGATCGACGGGTGGGTGGACGCGGACGCGGCGGCGGGGCGGCCGCGCGGCGACCACGTCCGCTACCGGCGCGTGCTCGGCAACGGCGAGGTGCTGCGTACCAAGGTCAGCCACGGCAGCGGCGAGGTCGGCGGCGCGCTGTTCCGGCACGTCCTGCGCGACCAGCTCCGCGTGACGGAGGAGGCGTTCTGGCGGGCGGTGCGCACCCGCCGGCCACCCGTGCGGCCGGAGGACGGGGCGGTGCCGGAGCCGTCGCGCGCGTTGCCGCTCTGGCTGGTGCGGCGGCTGCGCGACCAGGCGGGCGTTCCGGAGGCGGAGATCGCGACCATGGACCCGGCGGCCGCGCGCGCCGCCTGGGAGGCTTGCGCGCAGGCGCCATAGGCGTCAGCCGCGTCGCCACCACCGACGGCGGGCCGGTCCCTGGCGAACGAGCAGCGCGAACTCGCGGCGCTGCCTGTTGTACTCCTCGACCGCGTGCGCACGATCGGTACGGAACTTGCGCCTCTTGCTCGGGTGAAGCCAGCCGGGATCGGTGACAGTCAGCACCTCTCCCAGGCTGACAACGAGGTCGTCAGCCGCCGTGGCGGTGGCCGCATCAGAGTTCGCGCGAACGTGCCGTGCACAGGCGAGCAGTTCGGCGGTGTCGACCATGATCTGATCCAGCAACTCGGCGAGGACACGCCACGCGCTGAGGCCCATCACCACATTGGCGAAGTTGGCCGAAGTGGAGGCCAGCGCGGACACGATCTCGATCCGGAGCCGGACCCGATCGATGCTGCTCTCGAAGGCGTCGCACGCGGCCGCGCGCCGCCGCCTACGCCCGGCCTTTCCCGCCAGCGCTCGTACGCCGGCGCCCGCGCTCTCGGCGGTGACTGTCTGAGTCAGCGTTGCCGCGATGGTTTCGAGTCCGACCATTCCCTCAGCATCGGCCGGGGGTGTGACAACTTCCGCCCCGCGCCGCCTGGGACGCCTGGTGCGCCCGCGCGCAGGGGCCGTGACTACCCTGCGGGGGTGTCCGTACGACTCGTGGCGGTGGCGTTCGAGGCGCGGGACCCGGCGCGGCTGGCGGAGTACTGGGCCGGCCTGCTCGCCGGTGCCGAGACGCCGGTCGGCGTGCGGTTCTTCCCCGGCGAGGCCGCGCAGCCGGGTCCGAACCGGCTGCACCTGCACCTGACCAGCGACAGCGACGCGCACCAGCGGGAGACCGTGGCACGGGCACTGGACCTCGGCGGACGGCACCTCGACGTGGGGCAGCGGCCGGAGGAGGGGCACGTCGTCCTCGCCGACCCGGAGGGCAACGCGTTCTGCGTCATCGAGCCCGGCAACGCCTACCTGGCCGGGTGCGGCTTCCTCGGCGAGGTGGCCTGCGACGGCACCCGCGAGGTGGGCCTGTTCTGGAGCGCGGCGCTCGGCTGGCCGCTGGTGTGGGACCGCGACGGCGAGACGGCGGTCCAGTCGCCCAGCGGCGGCACCAAGGTCGCGTGGAGCGGCACGGCGCCGGTGCGCGGGCAGGGGCGGCGGCAACGCTTCGAGCTCGTCACGACCGGCGACGCGGCGGCGGCGGCGGACCGGCTGGTCGCGCTCGGCGCGACCCGGCTCGGCGGCGACCTGCTGGCCGACCCGGACGGGCAGGAGTTCCGGCTGCTGCCCGGCTGACGTCAGCCGAACGCGCACCAGGCGCCGTCGTCCACGCACCCCTCGCACTCGAGCTCGACGGTCGCGTGCGCGATGCCGAACGGCGCGGAGACGGCCCGCTTGACCTCGGTCGCGACGACCTGCGCCTCCTCCAGCGACGGGTGCCCCGCGACGACGACGTGCACCGACAGCGCGTGCCGGGCGCCGTCGAGGCTCCACACGTGCAGGTCGTGCACCGACTCGACACCGGGCACGGCGGCCATGGTGGCGGCGACGTCGGCGGGGGAGACGCCGCGGGGCGTGCCTTCGAGGAGGACGGCGTTGGTCTGCCGGAGCAGCGCCCAGCCGCCGCCGAGGATGAGCACGGCGACGAGCGCGGACGCGACCGCGTCTAGCCGGTCGAACCGCCCGGTGACGGCGATGACGAGGCCGGTCACCGCGACGACGAGCGACGCGAGCGCGTCGCCGGCGAGGTGCAGCCAGGCGGAGCGGGCGCCGAGGTCCCGCTCGCGGCGCAGCCCCCAGGCGGCGAGGCCGTTGACGACGAACGCCACCCCCGCCACCGCCAGCACCAGCCCGCCCCGCACGGGCGACGGCGAACGGAGCCGCTCGACGGACGCGTACAGCAGCAGGGCGGAGAGGCCGACGACGGCGAGCGCGTTGGCCTGCGCGGCGAGCACGCCGCCGCGCACCCAGCCGTACGAACGCCCCTCGGTCGGGGCGCGGCGGGCGAGGCGGACGGCGCCGAGCGCGAGGCCGACGGCGGCGACGTCGGTGAGGTTGTGGGCGGCGTCGGCGAGCAGCGCGACGCTGTGCGCGGCGAGGCCGAACGCCACCTGCGCGACGACGACGAGCACGTTCGCCGCGAGCGCCCAGCGGAGGCGTTCGGCGGTGTGGTGGTGCCCGTGGCCGTGGCCCATGTCACACGATTCTGCTCTTGACACGGAGCGACGCCGTGTAAAGCATCGGTCGCATGCCGGAGGTGCGCGACGCGCTGCTCGATGCCGCGTACGACCTCGCCGTGACGACGGGCTGGCAGCGGACCCGGATGGCCGACGTGGCCGCCGCGGCGGGGGTGTCGCGGCAGACGGTCTACGACCGGTTCGGCAGCCGCGACGCGCTGGCGGCGGCGCTGGCGCTGCGCGAGACGCAACGCTTCCTCGACGGCGTGGAGCGCGCGCTGGCCGCGCACGCGGAGCCGGTGGAGGCGATCGCGGCGGCGGCGGCGTTCGCGCTGGA
Proteins encoded:
- a CDS encoding VOC family protein translates to MSVRLVAVAFEARDPARLAEYWAGLLAGAETPVGVRFFPGEAAQPGPNRLHLHLTSDSDAHQRETVARALDLGGRHLDVGQRPEEGHVVLADPEGNAFCVIEPGNAYLAGCGFLGEVACDGTREVGLFWSAALGWPLVWDRDGETAVQSPSGGTKVAWSGTAPVRGQGRRQRFELVTTGDAAAAADRLVALGATRLGGDLLADPDGQEFRLLPG
- a CDS encoding cation diffusion facilitator family transporter; protein product: MGHGHGHHHTAERLRWALAANVLVVVAQVAFGLAAHSVALLADAAHNLTDVAAVGLALGAVRLARRAPTEGRSYGWVRGGVLAAQANALAVVGLSALLLYASVERLRSPSPVRGGLVLAVAGVAFVVNGLAAWGLRRERDLGARSAWLHLAGDALASLVVAVTGLVIAVTGRFDRLDAVASALVAVLILGGGWALLRQTNAVLLEGTPRGVSPADVAATMAAVPGVESVHDLHVWSLDGARHALSVHVVVAGHPSLEEAQVVATEVKRAVSAPFGIAHATVELECEGCVDDGAWCAFG